One Candidatus Zixiibacteriota bacterium genomic window, CCTCCATTTTGGTCAAATTCTGCTCGCCTTCGCGGACGATGATATGGCAGGTGGTGCAACAGCAATTGCCACCGCAGTTGTGCTCCAGTTCGATTTCATGCGCGAGCGCGACCTCGAGGATCGTTTCGTCATCCTCGCACTCGACGGTGACGTTATGGGGAAGAAATGTAACCTTATGACTCATGCCTGACCTGTGTATCGGGTTTGCTGTCGCCGTCGCGCTTGTGAAGCCGTTTCGGCTCCTTGGCGTCGCCGTAGAAGATCTTGCGGGCGCGGCCGGCCAGTTCGATTCCAACCGTTATATATACCCATCCGGGAACAATCTGCAAGCCGCAATTGGAGATTCGGACCGCCTTGCCGTTGAACCGCTCCCAATTGTACTCGCGGAATTTTTGGTCAAATGCTGCCTCGAAAATCACCCCGTTTTCGGCGAAGTCTGTTAGCTCCAGGACTTCCATTATCGCCTATACGGAAAATGACGTCCCGCAGCCGCAGGAACGCTTGGCCTTGGGATTGGAGAACTGGAAACCGCCGTTGACCATCTTATCGGAGTAGTCGAGCGTCATCCCGGTGATGTAGGGCATCGAGCGCGACTCCACCAGAACGGTCAAACCGTCGAAATTGAACTCGAAGTCCCTCTCTTGCTTATCCTTGACGAACTCCATTTCGTAGGACAGTCCCGAACAACCACCTGCCTCCACCCAGAGACGCAGCTGGTTCCTGTCGGGATCGGCTTGCGCACTCATTCTGCGGCGGATTTCTCCGATCGCAGCCGGAGTGAGTTGAATCGAAGGAACCTGAGTTTTTTCGTCGGCTTTGGGGTTGTTGACCATGTGGATAAGTCTCTGTCCTTTACACGACTATGTTTTCGGATTGGCCGTCAACCACTCCTTCGGCCTCTCCGATAAGATAACAAACGAACTACGTCGCAGTTCCAGTGGCTCGTTTGTTAGTTTCGGCACGTATTGTCAGCAGTTGAGGATGGAATTTGCCTGCTTTCTGTCGGTTGTTAGGTTCGATCCCAAAAGCTTACTTGTACATTGCCCCTCAACCGAATAGTATAACTTACGACTGAAAGGAGCCCGCCATGACAAATAAAGCCGCCGCGCTCAAGAAGGAAATCGAGCAGCTTGAGACCGAATATGCCCAGGCGCAACAACGGCCACAGCCAGATCATCGGCTGATTGACCATCTTTATAAGAAGCTTAAGAAGGCGCGCAAGGAACTGGCGGAGCTGGAGGGGGAAAAGTAGCCGTCCCGCACTCAAGCAGTCGCGGCGCTCCCAAATAATCGGGGCGGGTCCAGCAACCCGCCCCGTTTCCACCCACAATTGGCGGACGTCCTCACGACGCCAATCGGGGTTGTCCAGCCTTACGATGGAGAGAGTCTGCCACCGCAAGTCTTTCAGTTCGTCACTACTTCCGGCCTCTGCCGATCCCCACGCTAACAGACGCTTCAGTCACGGATTCGTGAAATCACCGGCGTCGTTAGTTTATGTAAGCACTTACATATCTACGTCGGTAACAGGATTTTGTTCAGTTGTATTTCGATTAAACGCCCCGACGTTGCACTTGGGATCTGAATAAGTTAACGCGGCGGCGTGCCTTTTTGTTGCGGTCGTTTTGGCAGCAGTTCGTTTAGCTGCGCCAGCAGTTCGGCCGAGCGGCGGGCAACGAGGAATTCGGCTTTGAGTCCGGCCGCCGCATATTGCCGCCGCTTTTCTTCCATTCGATCGACATAGAACGGCATGTGCGTGTAACCGCAGATTTCGATGAAGAGATCACAGTCCGGCAGGAAGAAATCGGGGCGGTACTGCCGGCCGGCCAACAGCAGCAGGGGTTCATAGATGTAGGCGATGCCGTGCCGTTCGAAGTACTGGACGCAGACCTTCTCGAGTTGTGATCGCACCTTGCGGTTCGAGCCCGTCTCGACGTCCGGCGCCGCCTGCCGTACTTTCGGTAGCCGGCGGGTGGTTGTGAAACTTGGTTTACCGGTCTTCTTGCTGAAGTATCTTGCCACTTTCAACGACAGGGGCAGCCTTCGGCGGCCGCCCGACTCAAGTGCAACTTTATGGGCAGGCGGCACACGGGGCCGGACCGCCGGCAAAGATGTAGTTGATCAAATACACTGCATCCGAAATCGTCACCGCGCCGCTGCAATCGCAATCGCCGGACTCGATCGGGCTCGGCGCCGGGCCGCCACCGAAAATGTAGTTGATCAGATACACGGCGTCAGAAATCGATACCATCTGGCTGTCGTCGGCGTCGCCGCACACGAAATCGCAGGCATCGCCGATGCCGTTATTGTTGGCGTCCTCCTGCCCCGGATTCGGCACAGAGATGCAGTTGTCGCATGAATTGCCGACGCTGTCGCCGTCGGCATCCTGCTGACCCGGATTGGCGATCACCGGGCAGTTATCGCACACGTCACCGCGGCCGTCATGGTCGGTATCCAGTTGATCCGGATTCGGCATCGAGGCGCACAGATCGCAGGCATCACCGATGCCGTCACCGTCCATGTCGGTTTGCTCGCTGTTGGGAATCGACGGGCAATTGTCCACATCGGCGCAGATACCGTCATCATCCAAGTCGTTCAGAGCATCCAGCGGGCAGGGGTCGCACGGATCACCCAGGTTGTCGCCGTCGGAGTCGAGCTGATTCGTGTTCGGGATGCTCGGGCAATTGTCAACGGCATTACAGACGCCGTCGTTGTCGGCGTCATTAACGGCATCGCCCGGGCAAGGATCACAGACGTCGCCGTAAATATCACCGTCCGAATTCTCCTGAAGCGGATTCGGGATGGTCGGACAGTTGTCGCAGAAATTGCCGAGCCCGTCCCCGTCGGAATCGACTTGATCGGTGTTCGGCACGGTCTTGCAGTTGTCGCACGGATCGCCGACGCCGTCAAAGTCGATGTCTTTCTGATTCGGATTGGCGATGCCCGGACAGTTGTCGAGGCCGTCCACGAACTCGTCGCCGTCGGTATCGGCCGTCTCGCATTCGTCGGGAACGGCATTGCTGTTTAAGTCAAGCGAGACGCCTTGGATGATATCACAGGCATCAAGCTGTCCGTTGCGATTGCAGTCGAGCGGGGAAACCGGCTTGAAAGCGATATCCGTCGGACTCACCAAACCACTATTGGAGCCGCGCACGAAGCGGCGGATGTAGCGGCCGTTCGGGAGAAACTCAACTACCCGCGGGGTGCTCCCGCTTAGATTGTTCTCGGCGACGAAGACGTTGCCGTTGGGGCCAACTGTAATTCCCCAGGGGCTGCTCGGCGACTGCAGATCATTGAACTGCCCGATGAACGCGCCGGTCGTGGCGTTGTAGGCCAATACCTGGTTGGTCGCATTGCTCACAACCAACAGCGTATCCTCGCGCAACACCGTAATCCCGCGCGGGCTCGACAGGCCGCCCGAACCGCTGCTGACCACAGTTGCGATGAAAGTGCCGGTCGTGGCATCGTACGCCTTGACCGAGTTGTTGCCGGCGCTCGTCACATACAGTCGGTTGCCGAATATCGTCATGCCTTGCGGCTGCGATAAGCCGCCCAGGCCGGCGGCGACAAAAGTCCCGACCGTGGCGCCGGTTGCGCCGTTGAACTCGATCACGTTGTTGGCGCTGCTGGCGACAAGCAGATTACCGTTGGCGCGAAACACCAGCCCGGTCGGGCTGCTCAGCCCACCTTGCCCGGGAACGATAAACTGCGTGATCGTACCGGTTGCCGGATTGATCTGCTTGATGTCGCCGGTTGAACCGTTACTTGCCAGCAGCAGACCGTTGTTCGGATTGAATGCCAGGTAGCGCGGTGAAAATGATCCGGTCGCCAAAGCTGTGATCGGGTAGCCGCTGGCGCGGTGGAATTCCTTGATGGCGCCCGACTGATCGCCGACGTAGAGGTTGAACTCCCGCC contains:
- a CDS encoding 2Fe-2S iron-sulfur cluster binding domain-containing protein, which translates into the protein MSHKVTFLPHNVTVECEDDETILEVALAHEIELEHNCGGNCCCTTCHIIVREGEQNLTKMEEEEEDRLEECAELTPTSRLGCQCRVKGDVMIEIPERDPFKLDGLQELEGYGEELLNSGS
- a CDS encoding DUF2480 family protein yields the protein MEVLELTDFAENGVIFEAAFDQKFREYNWERFNGKAVRISNCGLQIVPGWVYITVGIELAGRARKIFYGDAKEPKRLHKRDGDSKPDTQVRHES
- a CDS encoding iron-sulfur cluster assembly accessory protein, giving the protein MVNNPKADEKTQVPSIQLTPAAIGEIRRRMSAQADPDRNQLRLWVEAGGCSGLSYEMEFVKDKQERDFEFNFDGLTVLVESRSMPYITGMTLDYSDKMVNGGFQFSNPKAKRSCGCGTSFSV
- a CDS encoding thrombospondin type 3 repeat-containing protein encodes the protein MVAHEMGHNSGTFHTHDGYTPTIDDCGNGVPSRGSIMSYCHTFAGLTANTDMFMHRRVEEVVEAEFASLGCFDFDCNDNDTADALDIANGSATDVNLDGIPDGCQDCNGNAVLDPSEVSPVTDVNSNGVLDVCESDCNGNDIPDEYDITLGNVDDLDGNNIPDICDPDCNSNFVLDWDETNNGVALDYDRNAVPDVCQDCNANGISDWIDLGREFNLYVGDQSGAIKEFHRASGYPITALATGSFSPRYLAFNPNNGLLLASNGSTGDIKQINPATGTITQFIVPGQGGLSSPTGLVFRANGNLLVASSANNVIEFNGATGATVGTFVAAGLGGLSQPQGMTIFGNRLYVTSAGNNSVKAYDATTGTFIATVVSSGSGGLSSPRGITVLREDTLLVVSNATNQVLAYNATTGAFIGQFNDLQSPSSPWGITVGPNGNVFVAENNLSGSTPRVVEFLPNGRYIRRFVRGSNSGLVSPTDIAFKPVSPLDCNRNGQLDACDIIQGVSLDLNSNAVPDECETADTDGDEFVDGLDNCPGIANPNQKDIDFDGVGDPCDNCKTVPNTDQVDSDGDGLGNFCDNCPTIPNPLQENSDGDIYGDVCDPCPGDAVNDADNDGVCNAVDNCPSIPNTNQLDSDGDNLGDPCDPCPLDALNDLDDDGICADVDNCPSIPNSEQTDMDGDGIGDACDLCASMPNPDQLDTDHDGRGDVCDNCPVIANPGQQDADGDSVGNSCDNCISVPNPGQEDANNNGIGDACDFVCGDADDSQMVSISDAVYLINYIFGGGPAPSPIESGDCDCSGAVTISDAVYLINYIFAGGPAPCAACP